Sequence from the Helianthus annuus cultivar XRQ/B chromosome 13, HanXRQr2.0-SUNRISE, whole genome shotgun sequence genome:
gggggagtttgttaacacacttacTAAATGAaaagggagtttgttgatacactttcttcttacgacgcgtgaagactttgaagatccttcgacatgaaagacacagaaaacgaaccatcacgagtagcaTCCAaggggggagtttgttgatacactttatgtggacgcgactcgactcggttcgactcggttcggTTTCGACTCatttaggtccggctcaagcccgacgtcacgacattcctccgtcgtgcgccccagagtttgacacgcgaagcacgaagaGCCGCGGCCTTTCCCGccgacacatcaccatgacatcaccttagtgatgtcatgatgatgtcacaaaTTTTGTCTTATGTTGACTTTGTGAATTTGTGTAAACAAATGACGAAACACAGTGTGTTTCGTCAACCTTTGTATTGGCCTAGCCCTGTTTTGTCGCCTGTTGGGCTTTTTCAGGCCCAATATCTGGCCCAAAGGTGTTTCGCCGAGTccttttctgtttcgtcaaggtcTATGTCTGTTTAGTATAAATACTCGtcatagtttctgtgtgaaatGGACATGAGAGACGAGAGCTGTGAGACTTTGAGAGAgtctgtaaacattgtttgtatatgtttgtatcgttctcatccctaatcaatagatattgaatcttttggttacgcgtgttcATGTTAActgtgtttggtttgcaccgtcacggggattccgcacccgttaccgtgtttgtgataaacaaggataggttttcgttatcgatccaccggaaaaacgggacctacagaattgaagggcattttggtcctaAGACACAAACATTCAccattttgttttttaaaaaatacaacacacgtttttctttttgttttttttttttattttcatattttatatagcaatatggtacttaAGTTAAAGATAAAAAGATGTACGATTTGATGATGCAATTTAAAAAAAGGCCTATAAATAATTATGAACGTTTAAAGAATGAGAGTATATGCATAATATGTGAAGATAAAAGGTCAATAAATAGGCTATTCCAATAATATCTTTTACACCCTAATTGTTTCTTATACTTTCATTGTAGACACTAATTTCAAAAATGAAAAGTGTAGATACTTTTTTATTCTAGGCAAAATTAACATTTTATTATATGGTCTTACCCTTTAGTTGTATAATATTCACTTccttgcaaataaataaataaatatatatatatatatatatccttctTTAAAATATTACTAGTTTTTTCAAGTCGTGCGTTGCGGCGAAACCAAGCAAATAATAATGTAAAACGTACATGATTTGAATATAAAACATGttgtttaaaaagtcaaaccattagaacggtttagtttatcatcgtaccgttttatgatacaaaataaatattttattttgagtacaacttcttttttaacaaaacttataacggaatgtcgagggaaaaatcaagtacaactacgtacttaaatttttagaaaaaagttataaacgtaattttttaaagaagtatcaaattaattgaaAAATTAATATATgctctaaaaaaagaaaaaaagaattattaaaaaaattggtagAGGAAACATATGGTTTAAAGAAAGGATATTACTAAAAGTAAatttaataataaactattataatattaaaaataagagttaattacatagttattCCTTGTGGTTTGCCCAAAGTAACATACTTGGgtattaatagtttaaaatcacattctagggtattaactttttattttgtaacgtttggaggtattaacgttatttgtaggtttaaaatcacattctattagtacctaagtatgttattttgtgcaaaccacaaagactaactatgttaatgccctagaagttaataccttcaaacgttacaaaatgaaaagttaataccctagaaggtgattttaaactattagtacctaagtatgttattttgtgcaaaccacaggaactaactatgtaattaactctaaaaataataataataaaaagttatacattattataaaaataaagttactatccACAGCCCTTCGTTaacaatatataatataatataatataatacaagttagaaaagaaaaaatatatatatatatcaagaaATATATATCCTTCTTTAAAATATTATACaagttagaaaagaaaaaaatatataaatatcgAGAAATATATATCCTTCTAGGGGCGGATCTAAGCCACTTTTGTGGGTTTTCAGGAACCCATTCGGTTTAGAAAAAAATGGGAAAAATTAGTGAGAACctcgtatgatttggaaaaaaatagtgagaattagtgAAATATTACAAAAGAAACTCAGTGAAAAAAGTTTTTAGATCCGTCACTACTTCTTTAAAATATTATACAAGTTAGAAAAGAAAAATTAACTTAACAATTCACATATTTATCGGATTTGTACAGCTTCACATCTATATCACATTAATTTATTTATAAAGTAAACATTTAACATACAATAACTTTATCAAACAAATTATTAAAATCCTGACAATTTTACATTGAGCCTTCTTAACCAAACTGAATGAAGCACCATATCTATCAAATCATACGGTCTTGATGGTCTATGAACTATAAAATGTCTTTGCACCTTCATCACCATTTTCTGCATTTTCAAATAATCATCCTTCCCAATACCTTCCAAGATTTTCTTAATATCCGGTATCTTCTCCACAGGAACATGAACCGAAAACTTGCTCCAGTCAAGAACATCACTAAATGGTAATACATAATGGTCGGAAACAATAACCGGAACACAACCCGCTGAAATCGATTCAACTATTCTTGGGCTTGCTACTTCATATCCACTAGGACACAAGCAATACTTTGATCTACCCAATAATTCTGTATAGTTTAGGGTTTTTGGGAGGTAAGTAAATACTTTAAGGTCATTATCTTTGCCTAGCCAGGTTTCaaataaatattttctaacatgTCCGTGGTTGCCACCCGCGAAAAAGGCTAGGATTGAGCGGTTTTCGGGTGGTTGTCCAGTGAGGGGTGGGCCGAGCTGGTCATAAGGGATGTTGAGTTCTGGCAATGAGACGTCTCTTTCGGGCCGAAAACCTTCAGAACTGTTGGCATTGCATAGCACTCGAATGAAGTGTTTGTAAAGCTTAGGATTTGTTGCTGAAACATCAGGTGCCTGAAGAAAATAAACCGTTTTCATTAAAAGGTTGTTGGTCATTTAACAAATGTAGATGCCACTTGGGTtgtacaatgtttacaaatagtATACGAACAAAATAATGTATTtggtttttttctttttaaattaatATTACAAATTACTTAAAAAGATCAAATTATATGTGAAATGAGATCATACAAAAGAAAAgagaattttttttaatatagcaAGCTTTGGTGAATTTGCTCCCCCTTAGTACAAACTTAGGTGAATTCGATGCCCACCCAGTTGTCTAGGTTTACAACTAGAGCCAGAATTCATCTAGAATTATGGTGTTTTTCCAAAACAACCTAGTGATACAAATGACATAAGATTTAGCAAATTGTTTTATACGAATTAaagcctgtaaacgaaccgaatgttCATAAACTATTTGTAGATTGTTCAGCGGCGGTAGGTTCTTTTACGTTTGTTTATTTAACAAAagaatgaacatgaacaaaatttgttcatttaattaagcGAACGAACATGATCACGTGtttgtttgttcatttatgttccaATAGAACTATCTACTGCAAATGACATTTTTGGATGAAACATGGATGATGGATagacggtttttttttttttttgataaatcatgtatatatatattttttttgataaatcatgtatatatttttttttggtaGAATCATGATGGATTTTTTTTGCTAGAATCATGATGGATATTTCGAATGAATCATCTACATTTAAACCATCAATTCGATGTATTTTTGGATGAATTGTGATGTAATAGACTTGTATAGTTTGTGTTCATAAATGTTGTTTTAGTTTGCTTTATGTTTGTTCAAATAGTTTCGTTTATGTTTCTTGtctatgttcatttgtgtttgtttacaTTCGTGAACTGTTGGTTTAGGTTTTAAATGAACGAACGAACATGAATGAACGCGAACATGCCAATTTCTTAATTAACGAATGAAAGTGAACAAAAAAAATTGTTCGTTCTATGTTCGTTTTCGTGTCCGCTTAAAGTCAAATGAATGAATACGAACATGATCTTGTTCGTCTTCATTCGATCCATTTACAGAGTTCGTAATTTTATGACACCGTAGACTTTAGGATtgccaaaaaaaaataataaaaaaaaaaaaaactcaatcgAGGTAGAAAGATGCATTACATACCCAATCATGGCAGCTAACAAAGAAGTGATCAGCTCCACTACTTCTATTCCAATAAGGGTACTTGTTGGATAAAACTCCAATGTAATCAGTGACAACATCTTGGATGATATGGCGATCATAATCAGCATGAGTTCTATAAAGATAGTGTCGAATGAAAACCACGCTGACGGGGAGAAAGAACACGAGTGCTTCATCAGGGTTTTGTGTGAAAAAACGGCTTTTTTTACTCTCGATTTCGTCAATGATTTGTCCTTCACTGGAGTAGATATTCTTCATGGGTCCTCCATGAAAAATAGGTAGTTCTCCTTCCTTGTATGTCCATATTTTGAAACTCTTCTCCATCTCTATGTGACTCCTGCAATTATACTCATTGTTTAATATTTAGTATCATCTTGGTGATTTTGAAGTTAAAAACCGAGGTTGCATTTTCTTGGGCTTCATTACAAAACATCCTTATTCTGCTAGAGTTCTTTCagttaaaaatattaataatttgttacaattataAGCATGGAAGTGTGTAATGTGTGTAATTGTGTGCAAATAAGAAACAAAAGTAGTTAAGATTTATAGTATTTATAATTATAATCTTTAAGTACCAAGAAGTGCCAAGATTTAGAATTTAGAAGTCACTTGTAACTAAAAATTTTTACAGCAATTAAAAACAAAACTAAGTGAAAATTTACAAGTCATTTGTAGAACAAATTCCTCCATGAAATGAAAATCATGTACTTTATAACTTTGCATATTTTTGTAACTGTATAAATTAAATATGCCCTAACTAACTTTTGTAAATTGCATATTCAAGTGGGTAAAGTGGACTTAAAATAACTTAAAAGTTCAAATGCTTTCTAAACTAGGTGTACCATATGCTTATTGGTTTTGCGAAAGACTTGGGTTTGTAGGTGCTCTTTTTTTCACATTCAAGGCAAAATAGATAAAAGTGTTCATCTGCTGTTAAAAAAAAGGATAAAGTGTCCATCTTGTTTACATGAACTGTCGTCAATTTTATATATTCAATATTTAACCCTTTTTTTCTGAACGGCTATTAAATTTATTTTCGTTCAAAAAAGGAGCAGGACCAGCAAGTTGCTACTTGCTAGCACCAGAACAACCCCAAAATagtaaattacaaattttgtcctttatgtttatactaAATTGCAGACGGTGtactttgtctttaaaattgatgagttttacaCTTAATGTTTGAGAATGCTACACGTTATGTCAGGCCTAACTCAATTTATTTTAAACGTTTAATGAGATCATGTGATATTCACATGACGGTAGATTTGTCTTTTCCATTACCTTCTCTAAGACTTTTCTGATTATCCAAAGCACAAAACACAGTCTCTAATTGCCTCTGCCATTGTCTAATCTGCTAAATCCCATCTCTAATGGTATTACAGACATCCAACCCTTTCACACTCTTGGAATATGGTAGCTAGGGTTTTAGCATTGAGCCCACGGGCCTAATTATCTCTATATATTGTAACCATATTGAATGGAATTGTTAGTACACGATATGTGGAGGCGACTCAGTTTGGTTTGGCTAAGGTTCGGCTCAAGTCcaacgtcacgacattcctccgtcgtgcgttCCAAAGTTCCATACACAAAGCTAGAGCTGCGAACCTTGAGCACTAGGCCAGTTTACAAGACTTGGGTTGAACCAAGGTGACGAAACACAGCATGGGCCTCAAACTGTTTTGGGCCAAAGCCCAATCGACGAAACATGTATAATGTCGATGAAACAGACTTGTTTCGTCGACCATGTTTCATATCTTCAGTTGTTTCGTCGTTTTGGCCATGTGTTTCGTCAAAGATGTTCCATTTCGTCGTTGGTCTTCTGTTTCGTCAATGCTGGTGCTATAAATAGACCATATCAGATAGAAGAGAAGACAGAGACACAAGTGTGAGAACCAGAGAGAACCGAGAGTTTAGTTGTATTTCTTATGATATATTTCTGTAACAAAACTCTATCGGTTTCAATATACGATTGTTAAACGGTATATGTGTCTTGTATCTCGTGTTTCCTGATCtctatctcggtttgctatctcggttggattccgcacaaccgggttggtttgtacacaaggattaggcgactagatcctcccctagccggacctacaggAATGAGGTTCACACTGTTGTTGAAACCTTTCCCGGTGAGGTTCTCATCAAGCATCCCAATCGCCAAATCTACTAACGCCTTTTCACTCGTTGAATTTGACCTTCTCCATGACTTTTCTGATTATCCAAAGCACATAACACAATCTCTAATTGCCTCTGCCATTGTCTAATTTGCTAAATCCCATCTCTAATGGTATTACAGACATCCAACCCTTTCACACTCTTGGAATATGGTAGTTAGGGTTTTAGCATTGAGCCCACGGGCCTAATTATCTCTATATAATGTAACCATATTGAATGGAATGAGGTTCATATTGTTGTTGAAACCTCTTCCGGTGAGGTTCACACAACAATAGTAGCAATAGCTCAACAACCATCTGAAGATGGTCACATTCAGGAGCTCTCCATCTCATCTCATAGATGGTCATTGGAAACACTAGCCTTGCATCTCATCTCATAGATGGTCACATTCAGGAGCTCTCCATCATTGACAATTCGGTTTGGCCTTCTATTGGACCATATAGACTGGTGACGGATGCATTGCAGAAAACAATTGATGTGCATGTTCAACTGATGTTTGCTGTAGGAGGCAAGCTATATGCTAACTTTCCGTCAACGGGGTATGATGCTCGAACCATGTATTTCATACATTATAGTAGTTATGGTTTTAGCAACGGGCCTAATTATCTATATATATTGTAACCCCATTAATGAAGGAATACATAGTTCgagcatcattccccattgaaGGAAAGTTAGCATACAACTTGCCTCCTAAAGCAAACATCAGTTGAACATGCACATCAATTGTTCTCTGCAATGCACCCGTCACCAGTCTATGTGGTCTAACAGAAGGCCAAACCGACTTGTCAATGATAGAGAGCTCCTGAATGTGACCATCTATGAGTTTAGATGCAAGGCTAGTGTTTCCAATGACCTCACAAACTGGTCTGAGTCCTGGTACTTCATATGGTTGTTGAGTTGTTGCTACTATTGCTATGTGAACCTCATCGGGAGAGGTTTCAACAACAGTGTGAACCTCATTCCATTTAATAGGGTTACAATATATAGAGATAATTAGGCCCATGGGCTCAATGCTAAAACCCTAACTACCGTATTCCAATACACACTTCATTCAAAATAATCAGAAACAAGTGTGTGCATATAATTTTTAATAAGTCACCTCGCCGGAAAATCACAACAACACCTCAGGCATCAACCGTCGGTCCTCCTAGACGTCACTGGAATGATATGTGCGGCATGTGTGGATCTGCTTCTGTTTTGTCGGAAAAATCAAATCTAAGACGGTACTGCGTCAGTATCGTCGCTAGATGGTGGTGGTTGGGTGTTTGTGATGATGGTGGTTGGGTGGTTAGATGTTGTTGCGTGGGTTTTGAATGGTGTCGCTGGTGGCAGAATTGAGAGAAGTAGGGGAGTTGAACTAAACTTAtatcatggttttaaaaaaacgGTTGAGGCGTGCGCCTCGAGGCGCATCTCAAGGCAAAACGGCCAAAAAACGATTCTGACGCGCGCCTCAGAGGGTTTATACTCTATGTAcgcctcagaggggctgaggcgctaaaAAGGCTGCACCTCAGGCGCAACTCAGGGGTTTTTGatatttgtttttgatgtttttgagtttttgtgtcaatttcaagcaatttatgtcttttttatgtgtgttcttattattttgatgaatttagttagtattactatttttataagttatataatatttgtatttatttttaactccgcctcgggcttacgcctcggttcgcctcgaggcttacgcctcgtgaggcgcgaagggaaaacgcctcgaaactcgtttccgtaCCTTGacttatatatgtatatataatatcaATTTCaaatttagttttgtttttttattatattattttaaataaatgggtaaaaagactaaaatcgCCTTATCCGACAAGATTTAACTAGAAATATTATCCGAGTTAggtctaaaggacataacgtaCAACATTCTCAAACATTatgtacaaaactcatcaattctAAAACCAAATGAGGcttgcaatttggtgtaaacataaagaaCACAACTTTTAATTTACTCACATCATAATATAGATTTTGGGACTACATCAATGCTCCTCCCATGCAAGGGAGCTATTCTTTCCCCTATAGGTTACTCACATATAACTAGTAGATAAAATCTCCTCTTTAGTCTTTTTGATACATGAATTCCTACTATTGAATACAAATTCGTTTATTGCCTGCCAGATTCTCAAAACAGTTACTAGAATGATCGCGTGTACGGTTTCCTGTGTGTCGATGGACAGAGACACACACGTAAGGAAAAGTTATAATGAGAACTTCCCCAAGTTGCGGAAAAAAAAGTTTTCTTTAGAAAAGAGATCTGCtgaaattttttaaaattataaaactttttcaaataaaaaataaaaataccgTATGCAAAATCTAACACCAGAGTAAAACAAATTTACATGTGTGTTAAGTTCCCCAACGATGACGTCATGTgcttttgtaatttttttacaGAAGTGTCAATGGCTATTGCATGACGAATAAATGTCGGCTCggcattctttttctttttgacaGATGTCTTAGTTATATGTTCTTCTATGTTTGTACAAAAAATTGTTTGGGAAACTCAAACGAGAAGTAGGATTTCCCTCAAAGTTCTCAAGGTTTTCACAACTTAGAGGACTTCTCACTTTTCATTTGATCTGATCCTATGTGTGTGGGTGTGTGTGTTAGCATATCAAATACTATCACTTTTTCTGATTATTTTTTTTGCTAGTAATATAGCATCTATCTTAAGGACAAACCTCTATAAAAACTAACAAGATTAACACATGTTTGCTACCAAAAGCTCACCAACCCAGCATTTTCTTCACATAAAATCAtgatataaaataaaataaattgagCACATGCATGGTTAATTTCTTCACAAACATAGATTTCAAGTTTTTAAAGTCAACATTTATACATtgtatatgtttttatttttcaaggtgtttttttttttcaaattgtaTATTAGCATGTCAACATgcttacaaaataaatatttactCCTGATATGTAGAATATCTTGATGAGAACTTACAATTAGTTAAACAAAACTAGCTCGGCTTATAACCAATCTTTTTGAAATTGA
This genomic interval carries:
- the LOC110902949 gene encoding probable glycosyltransferase At5g11130, whose translation is MATDGWKTGYKSPLFYTTIFLILFFVCLNTQFNFFTFSFLKPYLIPPAPASPPLPSSTIMIKKEDMVEERLSRARAAIRAAGRMRRYTMSWRLRDRSFTPRGSVYRNPYAFHQSHIEMEKSFKIWTYKEGELPIFHGGPMKNIYSSEGQIIDEIESKKSRFFTQNPDEALVFFLPVSVVFIRHYLYRTHADYDRHIIQDVVTDYIGVLSNKYPYWNRSSGADHFFVSCHDWAPDVSATNPKLYKHFIRVLCNANSSEGFRPERDVSLPELNIPYDQLGPPLTGQPPENRSILAFFAGGNHGHVRKYLFETWLGKDNDLKVFTYLPKTLNYTELLGRSKYCLCPSGYEVASPRIVESISAGCVPVIVSDHYVLPFSDVLDWSKFSVHVPVEKIPDIKKILEGIGKDDYLKMQKMVMKVQRHFIVHRPSRPYDLIDMVLHSVWLRRLNVKLSGF